A single region of the Candidatus Megaera polyxenophila genome encodes:
- a CDS encoding integrase codes for MIDNNCRNLSIARQCDLLLINKSTYYYKAKGITTRDLEIMKVIDEIYTEHPYFGARRMSRHLVPFGIVIGRKAVSRYYGIMAIEAIYPKMNLSKRNQAHKVYPYLLKGVEITKTNQVWSTDITYIRMAQGFVYLVAIIDWFSRYILSWKVSISLESDFCIDALEEALEKHGQPEVFNTDQGSQFTSKNFIHELVKREIKISMDGKGRALDNVFIERFWRSLKQEKIYLIILNTVKEVKNAITDYITFYNSKRMHQSLEYLTPEQVYLTKIIG; via the coding sequence ATGATTGATAATAATTGTAGAAATCTAAGCATTGCTAGGCAATGCGATCTACTTTTAATTAATAAATCTACTTATTATTACAAGGCAAAAGGAATAACTACAAGAGACTTAGAAATAATGAAAGTAATTGATGAAATCTACACAGAGCATCCGTATTTCGGGGCCAGAAGAATGTCCAGGCATCTTGTACCGTTTGGAATTGTTATCGGTCGCAAAGCGGTAAGTCGTTATTACGGAATAATGGCAATAGAAGCCATTTATCCTAAAATGAATTTAAGCAAGCGCAACCAAGCTCATAAGGTATATCCTTATCTTTTAAAAGGCGTTGAAATTACTAAGACAAATCAGGTATGGAGCACCGATATAACTTATATTAGAATGGCACAAGGATTTGTATATCTAGTAGCCATTATTGATTGGTTTAGCCGTTATATTCTGAGCTGGAAGGTTTCAATTAGCTTAGAAAGTGATTTTTGCATCGACGCACTAGAAGAAGCCCTAGAAAAGCACGGTCAACCTGAGGTTTTTAATACCGATCAAGGTTCTCAATTTACGTCAAAAAATTTCATCCACGAACTTGTTAAACGTGAAATCAAGATTAGCATGGACGGTAAAGGTAGGGCTTTAGATAATGTATTTATTGAAAGATTTTGGCGTTCATTAAAACAAGAAAAAATATATTTGATAATTTTAAATACTGTCAAGGAGGTAAAAAATGCTATAACAGATTACATAACTTTTTATAATAGTAAAAGGATGCACCAATCCTTGGAATATTTAACTCCAGAACAGGTGTATTTAACAAAAATTATTGGCTAA
- a CDS encoding transposase, producing MSKKAKQYSATEKTKIVIEAIKAEMTIAQISSKYGVHATQIQAWKKRGIENLVSGFQVKPATKDPDNQDLIKQLYEQIGQLSVERDWLKKKSTLFGLGN from the coding sequence ATGTCTAAAAAAGCGAAGCAATATAGTGCGACGGAAAAAACAAAAATTGTTATAGAAGCAATAAAAGCTGAAATGACAATAGCACAAATAAGCAGTAAGTACGGGGTTCATGCAACTCAAATACAAGCATGGAAAAAAAGAGGTATAGAAAATTTAGTTAGTGGTTTTCAAGTTAAGCCGGCAACAAAAGATCCAGACAATCAAGATTTGATAAAACAATTATATGAACAAATAGGACAGTTAAGCGTTGAGCGTGACTGGCTGAAAAAAAAATCTACATTGTTTGGACTTGGAAACTAG